CGGCGCCGCCGCGGTCGGCCTCGAATTCGCGCGCGCGCGAAATCGCCATCTGGATCAAGCTGGCCGCCACCGGGGCGAGAAAAGCCACCGCCAGGCGCGGCAGCAGGCCCACCGGCTGGCCGTTTTCATCGCGGCCGCCGAAGAACATGGCGAAGTTGGCCAAGGCGGAAATGGCGCCGGCCATAGTGGCGGAAACGGTGGAGATCAGCGTGTCGCGGTGCTTCACATGCGCCAGCTCATGCGCCATCACGCCGCGCAGCTCGCGGTAGTCGAGCATGCGCATGATGCCGCTGGTGGCCGCCACCGCGGCGTTTTCCGGATTGCGGCCGGTGGCGAAGGCGTTGGGCTGCTCCTCATGGATCACGTACACGCGCGGCATCGGCAGGCCGGCGCGCTGCGCCAGCTCCGCCACCATGCCGTAGAATTCGGGCGCGCTATTGGCGTCCACCTCTTGCGCGTTGTACATAGCCAGCACCATGCGGTCGGAATTCCACCAGGCGAACACATTCATGCCGCCGCCGAACAGCAGCGCCAGCAACATGCCGCCCTTGCCGCCCAGCATGCCGCCGATCAAGGCGAACAAGGCCATGATGGCCGCCATCAGCACCGTGGTTTTCAGCCAGTTGTCGTTCATGCTCCCCTCTCGCAATCTTCGCTTAATCAAATGCTTGGAGGGTCAAACGCCCAGCCGGGTTCCCGCCGCCAGGCTCTTGCCGGCGACGAAGTCGCGCGCGGCCAAGCGTTTGCCGCCCGCCGCCTGCAATTGGGCGATGCGCACCAAGCCCGACGCCGCGCCCACCAGCACGCCGTCGGCATCGGCGGACACGACCACGCCCGGCTCGGCGGCGCCGGCCTCGGCGCTGGCCAGCCACAGCTTCAGCGGCTCACCGTTAAGCGTGGTGAAGGCGCCCGGCGCCGGATTGTAAGCGCGGATGGCGCGCGCCACCTCTTCCGCCGGCAGGTTCCAGTTCACCTCCGCCTCGGCCTTGCTCAGCTTGTGGGCGTAAGTCACGCCTTCTTCCGGCTGCTTTTGCGGCGCGATGGCGTCCAGCCGGCCCAGCGTCTCGACGATGGCGGCCGCGCCGCAGGCGGCCAGCTTGTCATGCAGCGTGGCGGCGGTTTCGTCGCTGGCGATGGCCACTGGATGGATGCTCAGCATATCGCCGGTATCCAGGCCCACATCCATCTGCATAATGGTGATGCCGGTTTCCGTGTCGCCCGCCAGGATGGCGCGCTGGATGGGCGCCGCGCCGCGCCAGCGCGGCAGCAGCGAGGCATGGATATTCAGGCAGCCGCGCGCGGGAATCTCCAGCACGTCTTGCGGCAGGATCAGGCCATAGGCGGCCACCACCATCACCTCGGCGCCGATGTCGCGCAGCATCTGCTGCGCCTCTGCGTTGCCGCGCAGCTTTTCCGGCTGCTCCACGCGCAGGCCATGCGCCAGCGCCACTTCCTTCACCGGGCTGGGCTTGAGCTTCATGCCGCGGCCGGCCGGACGGTCCGGCTGGGTCAGCACCAGCGGAATCTCATGCCCGGCGGCGATCAGCTCGCGCAAGGCGGCGGCGGCGAATTCCGGCGTGCCGGCAAATATCAGTTTCATGCGTGCTCCCCACAACGACAGCGGCGCCGTCGCGCGGCGCCGCTTGATCCTGGCCCTGCGGCCGGATGATTACATATTCTGCTTTTCGCGCTTTTTCAGCTTGGTCTTGATGCGGGCCTGCTTCATCTGCGACAGGCGCTCGACGAAGACCACGCCGTTCAGGTGGTCCAGCTCGTGCTGAATGCAGATCGCCAGCAGGCCATCCGCCTCCAGTTCGAACGGCTTGCCGTCGCGGTCCTGCGCCTTCACCTTGACATGCTCGGCGCGAGTGACCTTGTCGTAGATGCCGGGCACCGACAGACAGCCTTCTTCGTAAACGGTTTCGCCGTCTTTCTCGACGATTTCCGGATTGATGAACACGCGGCGCTCGTCGCGCTCTTCCGAGATGTCCATCACCACCAGGCGGCGGTGGTAATCGACCTGCGTGGCCGCCAGGCCGATGCCCTTGGCTTCGTACATGGTTTCGAACATATCGTCGATCTGCTGCTGCAATGCGGCGTCGAAAGCCTCAACCGGCTTCGCCACCGTGTGCAGCCGCTCATCCGGATAATGCAAAATGTTCAACAGCGCCATCTTATTTACCTGCTCCATTTGTCGTAATGCCGTCAGCCTGCCAATAATATACTCGGCTGACGCGGTCGCGTTCTAGGCGCGGGCCTCATGCCCGCGCGGGCTGCTACCTATATGGGGACACTTTCCATGCGTAAAAGCATTATATCGCTTGCGCTGGCGCTGGGGCTGGCCTTTCCCGCCTTTTCCGATGAATTGACGATCAAGCCGGACGCGCCGTCCCGCTATACCGTGGTCAGCGGCGACACCTTATGGGGCATCTCCGGCCGCTATCTGCAAAGTCCGTGGCGCTGGCCGGAACTGTGGCGGATGAACCAAAACCAAGTCCGCAACCCGCACTGGATCTACCCCGGCGACGCGCTGCAGCTGGACTATGTCAACGGCCAGCCGCGCCTGTCGCTGGCGTCAGACGCGATGCGCGAGGTGAAGCTGTCGCCGCAGGCCCGGCCGGAAGACCTGGATCAGGCCATCTCCAGCATTCCCGCCGACGCCATCGAACCCTTTCTCGCCCGCCCGCTTATCGTCGATCCGCAACAGTTCGCCGCCGCGCCGCGCCTGATCGCCGGCCCGGACGAGAGAATCAGCATCAGCCAGGGCGACCGCGTCTACGCCAGCGGCATCGGCGAGACCGGCAGCTGGCAAGCCTACCGGCTGGGCCAACAGCTGCAGGACCCGGACAGCAAGGAGCCGCTGGGGGTTGAGGCGGTCTACGGCGGCGACCTGGTGGTGGACAAACTGAAGCCGGACATCCAGACCTTGCAAGTTCGCAATGTCGCCGGCGAGGTACTGGTGGGCGACTACCTGGTGCGCGCGCCCAAGTCCTCCTTCATCAACTATGCGCCCCATCCCGCCCCCGACCACCTGCAGGGCAAGATCATTTCGATTTACCAAGGCATAGGCGCCGCCGCGCAATATTCCACCGTGGCCTTGAACCTGGGCGCCCGCAACGGCGTGGAGCCGGGCCTGGTGTTCGGCATCTTCAAAAAAGGCGGCGCCATCGAGGTGACCGACGCGCACGGCAAAAAGAAGCAAGCCCAATTGCCGACCGAGCAAGCGGGACAGCTATTCGTCTACCGGGTCTTCGACAAGGTATCCTACGCGCTGGTGCTGAACAGTCTCGGCGCCATTTACGTAAACGACCTGATCGCCACGCCGCAAAACGAATGACCGCATCCTCCTCCTGGCTCCAACTGACGCTGACGCCCGGCATCGGGCCGGTCGGCTTTCTCAAGCTGATCCAGGCCTTCGGCTCGGCCGAAGCCGCCGCCGGCGCGCGCGCCGCGCAAACCGAAAAACTGATAGGCCGCGAAGCCGCCGAAGCCCTGCAGAACCAAGCGGCGGCCGAAGCCGTCTCCGCCGCCGAGGCTTGGGCCCAAGGCGAAGGCTGCCACCTGATCACGCTCTTGGACGACGACTACCCGCCGCAACTGGCCGAATCCGACACGCCGCCGCCGCTGCTGTTCGGCCGCGGCCGCCGCGAGCTGCTCAGCCAGCCCATGCTGGCCGTGGTGGGCAGCCGCGCCGCCACGCCGCAGGGCAAACGCAATGCCGAGGACTTCGCCTCCGCCCTGGCCGCGCACGGCTACACCATCGTCAGCGGCCTGGCCAGCGGCATCGATGCCGCCGCGCATCAGGGCGCGCTGGCGCATCCGGCCTCCACCATCGCGGTGATAGGCACTGGCATAGACCGCGTCTATCCGGCGTCCAATCGCCAGCTGGCGCACCGCATCGCGGCGGAAGGCCTGATCCTGTCGGAGTTTCCGCTGGGCATGGGTCCCTTGGCCGGCCATTTTCCGCGCCGCAACCGCATCATCGCCGGCCTGGCGCGCGGCTGCCTGGTGGTGGAAGCCAGCACGGCGTCCGGCTCCCTGATCACCGCGCGGCTGGCGATGGAAAGCAACCGCGACGTGATGGCGATACCCGGCAGCATCCACAACGCCCAGGCGCGAGGCTGCCACCGGCTGATCAAAGACGGCGCCCGGCTGGCGGAAACCGTTGACGATGTGCTGGACGAGATCGGCCGGCTGCCCTCAGGCATAGCCCCCGAGCCGTCCGCCGTCGCTGAAACCGCCTCGCCGCTGCTGGCCGGCATGGGCTGGGAACCGGTGTTGGCCGAGTCGCTTGCCGGCACGCTTGGGTTGACTCCTGGGGAGGTTTACGCGATGCTGCTCGAACTTGAGCTATCCGGCCAGGTGGCCAGCCTGCCGGGCGGCCGTTTCCAGCGGCTGGCACAACCGTGAACGCTAGGCGTTCCAGATGAAAAAGACCGATGTTTGACGTACTCACCTATTTATTCGAGCAATACAGCGACCCGGCCGCCTTTGGCGACCGCAGCGCCCTGACGCGCCAGCTGAACGCCGTCGGTTTCGAGGAAGACGAAATCGGCGAAGCTTTGGACTGGCTGGACAGCGTCAGCGAAACCAGCGTCGAGCCTTATCTCGGCGCCGACGACGGCGAAGGCCTGCGCTTTTACGCCGACAGCGAACTGGAGCATCTGCCGACCGATGTGCGCGGCCTGATCCAGTTTCTGGAAGACAACGGCGCGCTCAGCCCGGCGCAGCGTGAAATGGTGATCGACCGTCTGCTGGAGCTGGACCCGGAAGACTTGGACGTGGACAACGCCAAGCTGCTGGTGCTGATGGTGTTGTGGGCGCAACAGGCCGAACTGCCCATACTGCTGGGCGAGGCGCTGTTGGAAGCGGTGCATGGCGAGCCTACCATGCAATAGCTTGTCAGGCCCGACCGCTCGGCTTAACATGCCGCCGATTGGTCAATTGCCTATTTGCATCAAGAGCGCCCTTGCGCTCTTGTTTCGTTTGACGGATATAACAAGAAGTGTCGGCCGGGCGCGTCCGGCCCCGAATTTCGCTGAAAAGATAATATGCCCACCAGCCTCTTGATCGTCGAATCGCCGTCGAAGGCGAAGACACTGAAAAAATACCTGGGTCCGGACTTCGAAGTCCTGGCCTCCTACGGCCACGTGCGCGATCTGGTGCCGAAGAACGGCGCCGTCGATCCGGAAAAAGACTTCGCCATGAAGTACCAGCTGATCGCGCGCAACAGCAAGCACGTTGACGCCATCGTCAGCGCGGTGCGCGAAGCCGACCACGTCTATCTGGCGACTGACCCGGACCGCGAAGGCGAAGCCATCTCCTGGCACCTGGTGCAGATCCTCAACAGCAAGAAGCTGCTGAAGGACAAGACCGCCCAGCGCGTGGTGTTCCACGAAATCACCAAGAACGCGGTGCTGGACGCCATCCAGAATCCGCGCGACATCGCCCAGGACCTGGTGGACGCCCAGCAGGCGCGCCGCGCCCTGGACTATCTGGTGGGTTTCAACCTGTCGCCGCTGCTGTGGAAGAAAATCCGCCGCGGCTTGTCCGCCGGCCGCGTGCAGAGCCCGGCGCTGCGCCTGATCTGCGAACGCGAGAACGAGATCAAGGCCTTCGTGCAGCAGGAATACTGGTCGGTCCACCTGGACAGCCACAAGAGCCGCACCAAGTTCAGCGCCAAGCTGACGCAACTGGCCGGCAAGAAACTGGACCAGTTCGACATTCCCAACGAAGCCGAACAGGCTGCGGTGCTGTCCCGCCTGCAAAACCTGCCGGCGACGGTCAGCAGCATCGAGAAGAAAAAGAAATCGCGCAGCCCGGCCGCGCCGTTCACCACCTCGACGCTGCAGCAGGAGGCCGTGCGCAAACTGGGCATGACCACCGACCGCGCCATGCGCACCGCCCAGCAGCTGTACGAGGGCATGGACATCGGCCAGGGCACGGTCGGCCTGATCACCTATATGCGTACCGACTCGGTGGCGCTGGCCAATGAGGCGGTGGAAGAGATCCGCGGCTACATCGGCCTGAAATGGGATGCCGACTACCTGCCGAAAAACCCGGCCGTCTACAAGAGCAAGGCCAAGAACGCCCAGGAAGCGCACGAGGCCATCCGTCCGACCTCCATCCTGCGCACGCCGGAAATGGTGAAGCCCTTCCTGACCACCGACCAGTTCAAGCTCTACGACATGATCTGGAAACGGACGCTGGCCTGTCAGATGGCGCCGGCCAAGTTCGACACCACCAGCGTGGACATCGCGATGGGTGAAGGCGTGTTCCGCGCCAGCGGCCAGGTGCAGACCTTCGCCGGCTTCCTCGCCGTGTACGAGGAGGACGTGGACGACGCCGAGGATGAAGACAACGCCAAGCTGCCGCTGCTGACCGAAGGCGAAGAGCTGCCGGTGGACAAGCTGTACGGCGAGCAGCACTTCACCCAGCCGCCGCCGCGCTTCTCCGAAGCCAGCTTGGTGAAGGCGCTGGAAGAGTTCGGCATCGGCCGGCCGTCCACCTACGCCAGCATCATCTCGACGTTGAAGGACCGCGAATACGTGATCCTGGACAAGAAGCGCTTCCTGCCCACGGATACCGGCGACATCGTCAACAAGTTCCTGACCGAGCACTTCGCCCAGTACGTCGACTACAACTTCACCGCCAAGCTGGAAAACCAGCTGGACGAGATCGCCAACGGCGGCCGCCAGTGGGTGCCGGTGATGGACACCTTCTGGAAGGGCTTCAAGAAGCAGATCGACGAGAAGGAAAGCATTTCCCGCGCCGAGGTCACCACCGAGAGCCTGGACGAGGACTGCCCTAAGTGCGGCAAGCCGCTATCGATCAAGTTCGGCAAGCGCGGCCGCTTCATCGCCTGCACCGGCTACCCGGATTGCGATTACACCCGCAATATGGGCGAGACCGCGGAGCAGGCGGCGGAGGAAGCCGAAGCGCCGACGGTGATAGAAGGCCGCTCCTGCCCCGATTGCGGCGGCGAGCTGCACATCAAGAAAGGCCGTTACGGCAAGTTCATCGGATGCGCCAACTACCCCAAGTGCAAGCACATCGAGCCCCTGGAAAAGCCGCGCGAAACCGGCGTCACCTGCCCGGAATGCAAGACCGGCCAGCTGATCGAGCGCAAGAGCCGCTACGGCAAGCTGTTCTACAGCTGCAACACCTATCCGAAGTGCAAATACGCGACCTGGAACCCGCCGATCGCCGAACCGTGCCCTAAGTGCAACTGGCCGATCCTGACGATCAAGACCACCAAGCGCCGCGGCACCGAGAAGGTGTGCCCGCAGAAGGAATGCGGCTACGCCGAGCAGATCGCGCCGCCGGAAGGCAAGGAAACGGCGCCTGCCGACGAGGCATAAAGCCCGCAAATGAAACCGCTCCACGGAGCGGTTTTTTTGCGCCCATCGTTGCGTTTTTGGCCTGCGTTCGCCCAGCCCCGCCTTGCAAGCCCCCACGCCGACAGCATGATCAAGCCATTGATTTTATTGCGTTAAGACAAGCCGCCTGCGCTATCATCGCAAGGCATTCGCCGCCGGGCATGATCGGCGGCCCCGCCGCCCCAGCATGCCGGACGCGCAGCCCTGTCCGGCCGGCGGCGTTTTGTTTTTGAGATCGTCGCGCATGAAAATCAACAGCCACTTCCTGTTTACCGGAGCCGCCATCCTGACGTTGCTCAGTCTGGCCGATCAGCAATACCTGATCCTCCCCATCGCCTTCCTGATCGCCTTCATCGGCCTGTCCGCCGCCGACAGAGAGCAAATCGCCGACATGGCCTCGCACACCACCGCCATGCTGATTCCCGCCAGCCAGCGCCCGCTGCTGCCGCTGGACGCCTTCCGCGGCCAGGGGCTGATGTTCTACCGCGCCGGCAGCCCGGTCTACCGCACGCTGATCGCGCGCGACGCCTGCTGGCAATTTCTGGGCGAACAAGGCGAAGTGGCCGAGGAGCCTGGCTGCATCCGCGTCTATCCGGGCTACATTTACCGCAAAGACAATCAATCGCACTAATTAACTTATAAAACCAAGCAACCAACCACATATCAAAAAAACAACATATCAATGCCAATTAATTGACATAAAATATCAATAATTATACTTTAAAAATGCCATTGGCATTGAGCGGACAAAATGAACGGTTCAACACCTCAAAACCTGCGTTCGATATTCAAATCGATACACATATATGGTTATTGGATCTTTCTTTTCCTCCTCCTCCTGTTCACATGGCAAGGCGTAGAGCTGAATCTGCGGAAGATACTGTCAACGTTCCTTCTAAGCTTTTTTCTGGGTTCTCTCTATGCTCTTTTCCACTGCTGGAGCCAGCGATTCAGCGCGATAAGCGACAAAGTTCGATTGCAAAGACAATCTCGAAACAATAAGGAGTGATTGACATGCGCCAAATGACGTTCAGTGAAATTAGCCTTGCGAGTGGAGGAGCAAACCTGCCCGGTGAATGTTCGAAAGGCACCCTGGTTGGCGCCGTTGCGGGAGGCGCCGTATCAGGAGCGCTAGGCGGCGCTGCGGCAGGAATCGCTGGCGGTCCTTTGACTGCCGGATTAGGGGCACTTGGAGGTGCGGTTTTGGGCGGCGCCATTGGCGGCTTTGGCGCAGCAGTCGGGTGCGCAGCAGCCATCAACGAACAGCATGGCGGCGGCAGCAGTTTCTCTTCC
The Chromobacterium sp. IIBBL 290-4 DNA segment above includes these coding regions:
- the htpX gene encoding zinc metalloprotease HtpX, whose translation is MNDNWLKTTVLMAAIMALFALIGGMLGGKGGMLLALLFGGGMNVFAWWNSDRMVLAMYNAQEVDANSAPEFYGMVAELAQRAGLPMPRVYVIHEEQPNAFATGRNPENAAVAATSGIMRMLDYRELRGVMAHELAHVKHRDTLISTVSATMAGAISALANFAMFFGGRDENGQPVGLLPRLAVAFLAPVAASLIQMAISRAREFEADRGGAEISGDPLALAAALQKIEYYAQGITMPTAEAHPETAQMMIINPLSGGGGVGDLFRTHPHTEERIARLNDMARGVY
- the fmt gene encoding methionyl-tRNA formyltransferase translates to MKLIFAGTPEFAAAALRELIAAGHEIPLVLTQPDRPAGRGMKLKPSPVKEVALAHGLRVEQPEKLRGNAEAQQMLRDIGAEVMVVAAYGLILPQDVLEIPARGCLNIHASLLPRWRGAAPIQRAILAGDTETGITIMQMDVGLDTGDMLSIHPVAIASDETAATLHDKLAACGAAAIVETLGRLDAIAPQKQPEEGVTYAHKLSKAEAEVNWNLPAEEVARAIRAYNPAPGAFTTLNGEPLKLWLASAEAGAAEPGVVVSADADGVLVGAASGLVRIAQLQAAGGKRLAARDFVAGKSLAAGTRLGV
- the def gene encoding peptide deformylase, producing MALLNILHYPDERLHTVAKPVEAFDAALQQQIDDMFETMYEAKGIGLAATQVDYHRRLVVMDISEERDERRVFINPEIVEKDGETVYEEGCLSVPGIYDKVTRAEHVKVKAQDRDGKPFELEADGLLAICIQHELDHLNGVVFVERLSQMKQARIKTKLKKREKQNM
- a CDS encoding LysM peptidoglycan-binding domain-containing protein; protein product: MRKSIISLALALGLAFPAFSDELTIKPDAPSRYTVVSGDTLWGISGRYLQSPWRWPELWRMNQNQVRNPHWIYPGDALQLDYVNGQPRLSLASDAMREVKLSPQARPEDLDQAISSIPADAIEPFLARPLIVDPQQFAAAPRLIAGPDERISISQGDRVYASGIGETGSWQAYRLGQQLQDPDSKEPLGVEAVYGGDLVVDKLKPDIQTLQVRNVAGEVLVGDYLVRAPKSSFINYAPHPAPDHLQGKIISIYQGIGAAAQYSTVALNLGARNGVEPGLVFGIFKKGGAIEVTDAHGKKKQAQLPTEQAGQLFVYRVFDKVSYALVLNSLGAIYVNDLIATPQNE
- the dprA gene encoding DNA-processing protein DprA, translated to MTASSSWLQLTLTPGIGPVGFLKLIQAFGSAEAAAGARAAQTEKLIGREAAEALQNQAAAEAVSAAEAWAQGEGCHLITLLDDDYPPQLAESDTPPPLLFGRGRRELLSQPMLAVVGSRAATPQGKRNAEDFASALAAHGYTIVSGLASGIDAAAHQGALAHPASTIAVIGTGIDRVYPASNRQLAHRIAAEGLILSEFPLGMGPLAGHFPRRNRIIAGLARGCLVVEASTASGSLITARLAMESNRDVMAIPGSIHNAQARGCHRLIKDGARLAETVDDVLDEIGRLPSGIAPEPSAVAETASPLLAGMGWEPVLAESLAGTLGLTPGEVYAMLLELELSGQVASLPGGRFQRLAQP
- a CDS encoding DUF494 family protein — protein: MFDVLTYLFEQYSDPAAFGDRSALTRQLNAVGFEEDEIGEALDWLDSVSETSVEPYLGADDGEGLRFYADSELEHLPTDVRGLIQFLEDNGALSPAQREMVIDRLLELDPEDLDVDNAKLLVLMVLWAQQAELPILLGEALLEAVHGEPTMQ
- the topA gene encoding type I DNA topoisomerase — its product is MPTSLLIVESPSKAKTLKKYLGPDFEVLASYGHVRDLVPKNGAVDPEKDFAMKYQLIARNSKHVDAIVSAVREADHVYLATDPDREGEAISWHLVQILNSKKLLKDKTAQRVVFHEITKNAVLDAIQNPRDIAQDLVDAQQARRALDYLVGFNLSPLLWKKIRRGLSAGRVQSPALRLICERENEIKAFVQQEYWSVHLDSHKSRTKFSAKLTQLAGKKLDQFDIPNEAEQAAVLSRLQNLPATVSSIEKKKKSRSPAAPFTTSTLQQEAVRKLGMTTDRAMRTAQQLYEGMDIGQGTVGLITYMRTDSVALANEAVEEIRGYIGLKWDADYLPKNPAVYKSKAKNAQEAHEAIRPTSILRTPEMVKPFLTTDQFKLYDMIWKRTLACQMAPAKFDTTSVDIAMGEGVFRASGQVQTFAGFLAVYEEDVDDAEDEDNAKLPLLTEGEELPVDKLYGEQHFTQPPPRFSEASLVKALEEFGIGRPSTYASIISTLKDREYVILDKKRFLPTDTGDIVNKFLTEHFAQYVDYNFTAKLENQLDEIANGGRQWVPVMDTFWKGFKKQIDEKESISRAEVTTESLDEDCPKCGKPLSIKFGKRGRFIACTGYPDCDYTRNMGETAEQAAEEAEAPTVIEGRSCPDCGGELHIKKGRYGKFIGCANYPKCKHIEPLEKPRETGVTCPECKTGQLIERKSRYGKLFYSCNTYPKCKYATWNPPIAEPCPKCNWPILTIKTTKRRGTEKVCPQKECGYAEQIAPPEGKETAPADEA